In Lolium perenne isolate Kyuss_39 chromosome 5, Kyuss_2.0, whole genome shotgun sequence, the sequence gccgccgccggctCGGACCCGTCCTTGAGCAGCTCTGATGGCTGGCTCAATCCTGAGCTCGCCCTGACGGCCCTGGTACCGTCAGAACAATCAATTGTGCTATACTTATTGTTGATTCACCTCGCTGAAATTCCATGCCAGCTAGAACGTATATAAGCCGGCGGTATTCATTGTAAGAGACCGATGTGGTACTATTCAAATATGATTCAATCGGTTGACTGCAAGTTCTTCGATGATTTCTGTTCCAACGAAATTGGCTTGCGGCCCATTGATTGATGCACATACGGGCCAAGAACGACCAGCGCGATTCGGGAGGGAGGAATAGCTCAGGGGGATAGAAAAAGAACAAGCGAACCGTTACATGGCAACTGATGTATTATGTATTTTGGTGAGAGGGCAAACGGTCCAAAaatgttggacgaaaattttggcataaaccttagctcctttattattaggtatagatgatGACCATTAGACACAGGAAATAAGTTATTCCTCACGAGTCCTGCATGCAAGCCCGTGTCTAGCAAGTGAGGCTGCCCCCGGCGTCGACGCCGAGCTGGCGGCAGTAGTCCTGGTAGTAGCCCACCCTTGCGTTCATCTGCGCGGTGTTCTTGCCGTCGCACTCCACGGCGCCGTTGATGGCCCTGGTGGTGGCGCCGAAGCCCTGCGGCAGCACCCCGTGCACGTTGGTCATCCAGTACCACAACGCCGTCTTGAACGCCAGCACGGGGTCCTGCGCCACCGTCTGCGGGCTCCCCAGCCCGTCGAAGCCGATGCTCTGCCCCGCCGCCCCGTAGTTGTAGTTCCACGTGAGCTGCAGCGGCCCGCGGCCGTAGTACTTCACCCCCGAGGAGCACGGCCACTGCGGGTATCCGGTGTCGCAGTAGTTCTGGTTCGCCCCGTTGATCTCCTCGATGTAGCAGAAGTCTGTACATATATAGCAACATCTACCAAGTTATAACTTATAAGCATGCAACAATGTGTCAGTTTGTTAACTATTTGGATGAGAGATCTCTTACGTCCGGTCTCGTGCGTGACGTGGGCGAAGAAGGCGGCGATCTCGCGCTTGGCGGCGTCGGAGCTTCCGGACGCAAAGCCGGAGTAGGAGCCGACGGCGTTGAGGAACGCCTGGCGGGTGTAGAAGCTCTGGCCTGCGCAGCCGCCGCCGGACTGGGACTTGATTCCGTTGAAGAAGGCATCGCTGACGATGCTGCCCACACCTCCGCCGCCGCTGGTGCACGGGCCGGACTGGCACCCGTCGCCGCAGTACGATGAATTGGTGCCGCAGTAACCGTATTGGCTGCAGCAGAAGCCCGCCTGACAGCCACAGTTCTGCGCGGCCGCCGGACCAGCAGCGGAGAGGAGTGCTGCTGCTAGCCCAAGAGCCATGAACGTGAACACCGCCATCGGCGAGGTCGCCATGCCGTCAGTAGCTAGTTTGTGTTGCAGGCTTGAAGCTTGCTACGATGGTGGTGCTGTGATTGAAATGGCATGGCAGTGGCACCGTTTATATGGAGTAGATAAAGGGCGTACGTGGACATTGGATTGGAAGAAAAAGTCGTATCTGTACTGCTGCATGTTTTATTTTCTGTAGTATTACGAATAAGCGGTTCACTTCAACCTTCAACGCTTCAGTCGCGCACAAGCAAGTGGAATTCCAACGGAATCGGAGCCTTCTGGATACCAAGTCGCCATCACACACCGGGATACGACTGATGTATTCTATCCACAGACCAGCATACATGTACCAATTCTATTGGATGAGTACATTCTAAGGTCAACATCACTGGAAAACCCTGGAAAGGGAG encodes:
- the LOC127299358 gene encoding endochitinase A; this encodes MATSPMAVFTFMALGLAAALLSAAGPAAAQNCGCQAGFCCSQYGYCGTNSSYCGDGCQSGPCTSGGGGVGSIVSDAFFNGIKSQSGGGCAGQSFYTRQAFLNAVGSYSGFASGSSDAAKREIAAFFAHVTHETGHFCYIEEINGANQNYCDTGYPQWPCSSGVKYYGRGPLQLTWNYNYGAAGQSIGFDGLGSPQTVAQDPVLAFKTALWYWMTNVHGVLPQGFGATTRAINGAVECDGKNTAQMNARVGYYQDYCRQLGVDAGGSLTC